A single Cnuibacter physcomitrellae DNA region contains:
- a CDS encoding GntR family transcriptional regulator, which translates to MTDPFTSLAGLKRGLLSDQIYELMKSMIKDGTLPPGEQLVESQLAKRMQVSQAPVREALKQLSHEGLVSHVRHLGNFVASYSEEEFAQAKAARAELEAIAGRLACGALSPADRSRLSDLIEQMHGAAEAGDLDAFRELDFTFHRSVVEASGNSYLPKMWDILEPSLRSMHVLGDPSFAGDWHEVAEWHRSLLDRLDGDDAQAASDLFRAHAAGTLLEDGQGQSR; encoded by the coding sequence ATGACCGATCCGTTCACCTCGCTGGCGGGGCTCAAGCGGGGCCTGCTCTCCGACCAGATCTACGAGCTGATGAAGTCGATGATCAAGGACGGCACGCTGCCCCCGGGCGAGCAGCTGGTCGAGTCGCAGCTGGCGAAGCGGATGCAGGTGAGCCAGGCGCCCGTGCGCGAGGCGCTCAAGCAGCTCTCGCACGAGGGGCTGGTCTCGCACGTGCGCCACCTCGGGAACTTCGTGGCCAGCTACTCCGAGGAGGAGTTCGCGCAGGCCAAGGCCGCGCGAGCCGAGCTGGAGGCGATCGCGGGGCGTCTGGCCTGCGGCGCCCTCTCCCCCGCCGACCGCTCCCGCCTGTCGGATCTCATCGAGCAGATGCACGGGGCCGCGGAGGCCGGCGACCTCGACGCCTTCCGCGAGCTCGACTTCACCTTCCACCGCAGCGTCGTCGAGGCGAGCGGGAACAGCTACCTCCCGAAGATGTGGGACATCCTCGAACCGAGCCTTCGCTCCATGCACGTGCTCGGCGACCCGAGCTTCGCCGGCGACTGGCACGAGGTCGCCGAGTGGCACCGGAGCCTTCTCGACCGCTTGGACGGGGACGACGCCCAGGCCGCTTCCGACCTCTTCCGCGCGCACGCCGCCGGCACGCTCCTGGAGGACGGCCAGGGTCAGAGCCGGTAG
- a CDS encoding SGNH/GDSL hydrolase family protein has product MTHRLVFAGDSITDAGRDRADDESLGDGYVSLVADELRRRDEGAVVLNRGIAGNRAVDLERRWADEVLAEGPDVLTVYVGVNDTWRRFDSDDPTSVEDFEATCRRMLDTVPAATTVLLVEPYLVIARPEQRDWLTDLDPKRAAVARLAEERGARFVPLHEAMTAAAASRGAAAVAPDGVHPTPAGSRLIADAWLTAFDAALGRARA; this is encoded by the coding sequence ATGACCCACCGCCTGGTCTTCGCGGGCGACTCCATCACCGACGCCGGTCGCGACCGAGCGGACGACGAGTCCCTGGGCGACGGGTACGTCTCGCTCGTGGCCGACGAGCTCCGCCGCCGTGACGAGGGTGCGGTGGTGCTCAATCGGGGGATCGCCGGGAACCGCGCGGTCGACCTCGAGCGCCGATGGGCGGACGAGGTGCTCGCCGAGGGCCCCGACGTCCTCACCGTGTACGTCGGCGTCAACGACACCTGGCGCCGTTTCGACAGCGACGACCCCACGAGCGTCGAGGACTTCGAGGCCACCTGCCGCAGGATGCTCGACACGGTGCCGGCGGCGACCACGGTACTGCTCGTGGAGCCCTACCTCGTGATCGCCCGTCCCGAGCAGCGCGACTGGCTGACCGACCTCGATCCCAAGCGCGCGGCCGTGGCCCGTCTCGCCGAGGAGAGAGGCGCTCGGTTCGTCCCGCTGCACGAGGCCATGACCGCGGCCGCGGCCTCGCGGGGTGCTGCGGCCGTGGCTCCCGACGGCGTGCACCCGACCCCGGCAGGATCCCGCCTCATCGCGGACGCCTGGCTGACCGCCTTCGACGCCGCTCTCGGGAGGGCACGCGCATGA
- a CDS encoding right-handed parallel beta-helix repeat-containing protein, with protein MPIPSPSPRSRRVLGLAGTALAASALVAGTAVPAGAAAPPGLRLTSGTTYHVSADAAQGGDGLSVQSAFSSIQACADVAGPGDTCLIETGRYEETVTPAQSGTSGSPVTFQAAPDADVVVSGTEVLSGFTPVDQTQLAGVIATDPFAADSLFSDAVAAGKAYSVAVDLGDAGGEAQIFTDGSMDIEASFPFPGTDLLDPVIERADAGTANATIVDSTLTRPAGYWDGARALTSYWYVTATGSVASSSPGSVTLTTAPPCVHKVEPTETWFRLSGKIGELGHPGSYFYDADAKRLYVYSDDDPAGHTIEAKVRDLAFDLSAASHIRVEGIGLFGATIRTGDTSTGVVLDGIDGRYLSHYWDVTQGATDCGANVTRGVTTSGIIIKGTGNTVQNSHLQYSAGNGISLGGYGNTAIDNVITDVDYAGTYAAAVAVQGHSQTVTHNTMARMGRSGINLQWNGVAGTTAGPDRIAYNDISGHATLSVDTAAIYSCCSAYMEGTRVDHNVLHDPTPRPGGVYPFGISGIYADNGMSDMQIDNNVGWGNHEGTVELNGLGTGSHDNLVYNNTGGMTLFYVKEPGQSTGTKIYNNIGPITGLAGATDGGLELSNNLVDVDPLFVDAAAHDYRLQASSPARGAAIPLPGVNDGSTDAVPSLGAFQYGAAPWTAGARP; from the coding sequence ATGCCCATCCCGTCGCCCTCCCCCCGGTCCCGTCGCGTCCTCGGACTCGCGGGGACCGCCCTCGCCGCTTCCGCTCTCGTCGCAGGCACCGCCGTCCCCGCGGGGGCTGCCGCGCCACCGGGGCTCCGCCTCACCTCGGGCACGACGTACCACGTGTCCGCCGACGCCGCCCAGGGAGGCGACGGACTCTCGGTGCAGTCCGCGTTCTCCTCGATCCAGGCCTGCGCCGACGTGGCCGGGCCAGGCGACACCTGCCTGATCGAGACGGGCCGCTACGAGGAGACCGTCACGCCGGCGCAGTCGGGCACAAGCGGCTCACCCGTCACGTTCCAGGCCGCGCCTGACGCGGACGTCGTCGTCAGCGGCACCGAGGTCCTCAGCGGCTTCACCCCCGTCGACCAGACGCAGCTGGCGGGTGTCATCGCGACGGACCCGTTTGCTGCCGACTCCCTGTTCAGCGACGCTGTCGCGGCGGGGAAGGCGTACAGCGTCGCCGTCGATCTCGGCGACGCCGGAGGCGAGGCGCAGATCTTCACCGATGGCTCGATGGACATCGAGGCGTCGTTCCCGTTCCCCGGGACCGACCTGCTCGATCCCGTGATCGAGCGCGCCGACGCCGGGACCGCGAACGCGACCATCGTCGACTCCACGCTCACCCGACCCGCGGGCTACTGGGACGGCGCACGCGCCCTGACGTCGTACTGGTACGTCACCGCGACCGGGAGCGTCGCCTCGTCGTCGCCGGGGTCGGTCACGCTGACGACCGCGCCGCCGTGCGTGCACAAGGTCGAGCCGACCGAGACGTGGTTCCGCCTGTCGGGGAAGATCGGCGAGCTCGGCCACCCCGGCTCCTACTTCTACGACGCCGACGCGAAGCGGCTGTACGTCTACAGCGACGACGACCCGGCAGGACACACGATCGAGGCCAAGGTGCGCGATCTCGCCTTCGACCTGTCGGCGGCCAGCCACATCCGCGTGGAGGGCATCGGACTGTTCGGCGCGACGATCCGCACCGGCGACACCAGCACCGGGGTCGTGCTCGACGGGATCGACGGCCGGTACCTCAGCCACTACTGGGATGTGACCCAGGGCGCCACCGACTGCGGCGCGAACGTCACGCGCGGAGTGACGACCAGCGGCATCATCATCAAGGGCACGGGCAACACCGTGCAGAACAGCCACCTGCAGTACAGCGCGGGAAACGGGATCTCGCTCGGCGGATACGGCAACACGGCGATCGACAACGTCATCACCGATGTCGACTACGCCGGCACCTACGCCGCAGCGGTCGCGGTGCAGGGGCACAGCCAGACGGTCACGCACAACACCATGGCGCGGATGGGACGCAGCGGCATCAACCTGCAGTGGAACGGCGTGGCCGGCACGACGGCGGGTCCGGATCGGATCGCGTACAACGACATCTCGGGCCACGCGACGCTCTCCGTCGACACCGCGGCGATCTACTCCTGCTGCTCCGCGTACATGGAGGGCACGAGGGTCGATCACAACGTCCTGCACGACCCGACCCCGCGGCCCGGCGGGGTCTACCCCTTCGGCATCTCGGGCATCTACGCCGACAACGGCATGAGCGACATGCAGATCGACAACAACGTCGGGTGGGGCAACCACGAGGGCACGGTCGAGCTCAACGGACTCGGGACCGGATCGCACGACAACCTCGTGTACAACAACACCGGCGGGATGACGCTGTTCTACGTCAAGGAGCCCGGTCAGTCGACCGGGACCAAGATCTACAACAACATCGGGCCGATCACGGGACTGGCCGGGGCGACCGACGGCGGTCTGGAGCTGTCGAACAACCTCGTCGACGTCGATCCGCTGTTCGTGGACGCCGCGGCGCACGACTACCGGCTGCAGGCCTCGTCGCCCGCGCGCGGCGCGGCGATCCCGCTGCCGGGCGTGAACGACGGCTCGACCGATGCCGTGCCGAGCCTCGGGGCATTCCAGTACGGCGCAGCGCCGTGGACGGCGGGTGCTCGACCCTGA
- a CDS encoding DUF2264 domain-containing protein: MTPFDPAHIDLPPEDLTVSPSTGWTRAHWAAVADHLLLALRPYATPAHSRLLLPGITGAHGRDSDGLEGFARSFLLFAFRMRGESGADPLGFTEWYRKGLLAGCAAGGPERWPSPLDVPQAKVEAASIVVGLQLTRPWLWDTLSAHERDSVLDWLADVPHGAYPDNNWRWFRITVQTFLAGEGRPHDPRLLEADLADVESYYRGDGWYADGPLRAFDHYCGWAMHLYPMLWAGSPGAEELGAAERRSTFRDRLADYLDDYVHLIGADGMPLLQGRSLAYRFAAAAPLWMGALTGASRVRPGVLRRGASGMLRAFLDRGAVDRHGLLSVGLLDAWPAIAQSYSGSASPYWAAKGFLGLALGADHEVWTAVEEPLPVEIEDVRRIIRPAGWVVSGTVADGVVRVVNHGTDHGSPALVTADAPLYTRLGYSTTTLPPLLGTTRSSPVDNAVGAVDPRGRLTHRSGFVTEDLIDDGLAAIAGSTARTHWVEVEEGGFDVGWGYRGTTTDGPTLRTVSVVRGPWEVRVVRRLVADEGDEPVRLRVSGWPLVDARTEPGMDGSRRVVVRSGGAFSELRVLQGAGRTGVHIERGTSPMGAVSAVPWVEFEALETTDVVAVAVRLGRADPPPAPLADLVRGPDGETVVDVRWPGAGRSRVRV; the protein is encoded by the coding sequence GTGACGCCGTTCGACCCCGCGCACATCGACCTGCCGCCGGAGGACCTCACGGTCTCCCCGAGCACGGGCTGGACCAGGGCGCACTGGGCGGCGGTCGCCGACCACCTCCTCCTGGCGCTGCGCCCCTACGCCACCCCGGCGCACAGCCGTCTGCTGCTGCCGGGGATCACCGGAGCGCACGGACGCGACAGCGACGGGCTCGAGGGATTCGCCCGGTCGTTCCTGCTCTTCGCGTTCCGGATGCGCGGCGAGAGCGGAGCGGATCCGCTGGGCTTCACGGAGTGGTACCGGAAGGGCCTCCTCGCCGGCTGCGCGGCCGGCGGTCCGGAGCGCTGGCCGTCGCCCCTCGACGTGCCGCAGGCCAAGGTCGAGGCGGCCTCGATCGTCGTGGGACTCCAGCTGACGAGGCCCTGGCTGTGGGACACGCTGTCGGCTCACGAGCGGGACAGCGTGCTCGACTGGCTCGCGGACGTCCCCCACGGCGCGTACCCCGACAACAACTGGCGCTGGTTCCGCATCACGGTCCAGACCTTCCTCGCCGGGGAGGGCCGGCCTCACGACCCGCGTCTCCTCGAGGCGGACCTGGCCGACGTCGAGTCGTACTACCGCGGTGACGGGTGGTACGCCGACGGTCCGCTCCGGGCGTTCGACCACTACTGCGGGTGGGCGATGCACCTCTACCCGATGCTCTGGGCCGGATCCCCCGGGGCCGAGGAGCTCGGCGCCGCCGAACGGCGGAGCACGTTCCGCGACCGGCTCGCCGACTACCTCGACGACTACGTGCACCTGATCGGCGCGGACGGCATGCCCCTGCTCCAGGGCCGGAGCCTGGCCTACCGCTTCGCCGCCGCCGCGCCGCTCTGGATGGGTGCCCTCACCGGAGCGAGCCGGGTGCGACCCGGCGTGCTCCGGCGAGGCGCGTCCGGCATGCTCCGGGCCTTCCTCGACAGGGGCGCGGTGGACCGCCACGGCCTGCTCTCCGTGGGCCTCCTCGACGCGTGGCCCGCGATCGCCCAGTCCTACTCCGGGTCGGCCTCGCCGTACTGGGCGGCGAAGGGGTTCCTCGGCCTGGCGCTCGGGGCGGATCACGAGGTGTGGACCGCGGTGGAGGAGCCCCTTCCGGTCGAGATCGAGGACGTACGGCGGATCATCCGCCCCGCGGGGTGGGTCGTCAGCGGGACGGTCGCCGACGGCGTCGTCCGAGTCGTGAACCACGGCACCGACCACGGTTCGCCGGCGCTCGTCACCGCGGACGCGCCGCTCTACACCCGTCTCGGGTACTCGACGACGACGCTCCCTCCGCTCCTCGGCACGACCCGGTCGTCCCCGGTCGACAACGCCGTCGGCGCCGTGGACCCGCGCGGGCGGCTCACCCATCGCTCCGGGTTCGTCACCGAGGACCTGATCGACGACGGTCTGGCAGCGATCGCGGGCTCGACCGCTCGGACGCACTGGGTCGAAGTCGAGGAGGGCGGATTCGATGTGGGCTGGGGATACCGGGGCACCACCACCGACGGGCCGACCCTGCGGACGGTCTCGGTCGTGCGCGGACCCTGGGAGGTGCGGGTGGTGCGCCGGCTGGTCGCCGACGAGGGCGACGAGCCCGTCCGGTTGCGGGTGAGCGGATGGCCGCTCGTGGATGCCCGCACGGAGCCCGGGATGGACGGCTCCCGACGCGTGGTCGTGCGGTCGGGCGGTGCCTTCTCGGAGCTGAGGGTCCTGCAGGGTGCGGGCCGGACGGGCGTCCACATCGAGCGGGGCACCTCGCCGATGGGCGCCGTGAGCGCCGTGCCCTGGGTCGAGTTCGAGGCCCTCGAGACCACGGACGTCGTGGCGGTCGCCGTGCGGCTCGGACGAGCAGACCCTCCCCCGGCTCCGCTCGCCGACCTGGTCCGCGGGCCCGACGGAGAGACCGTGGTCGACGTCCGATGGCCCGGTGCCGGCCGGAGTCGCGTCCGGGTCTGA
- a CDS encoding substrate-binding domain-containing protein yields the protein MSTGEPLYGVQRRERILAQLRENGSVSVSALARQLGVSELTVRRDVNTLAQQGLVTRVHGGATLRSILDTTRIAASGPAPRYVVGMVVPSLDYYWPQVVNGARAEAARLRTTILLRASTYDARDQRRQVEALLRTPALDGLIVAPDTSGDEALDTLRWLDALPVPVVLAERRVPAEAAELRLDSVASDHEVGAGLAVRHLHQAGHTRIGLFTQRDNPSRGPVEAGWRSALETLGLPADAARLDGIRFDAPGRDEAMDDALELLERTRTSAVVVLPDPQALALEQHALDRGIRVPHDLAIVAYDDDVARFGDPAITAIRPPKESVGREAVHLLVSRIEADEVRPTHRVRLGPELHVRRSSLPSAIDPASVAEAEGGTTWTEDGAE from the coding sequence GTGAGCACGGGAGAGCCGCTGTACGGCGTCCAGCGCAGGGAGCGCATCCTGGCCCAGCTCCGCGAGAACGGATCGGTCAGCGTCAGCGCGCTCGCCCGGCAGCTCGGCGTCAGCGAGCTGACCGTGAGGCGCGACGTGAACACGCTGGCCCAGCAGGGTCTCGTCACGCGCGTGCACGGCGGCGCGACGCTGCGCAGCATCCTCGACACGACGCGGATCGCCGCGAGCGGTCCTGCCCCGCGGTACGTCGTCGGCATGGTGGTGCCCTCGCTGGACTACTACTGGCCGCAGGTCGTGAACGGCGCCCGAGCCGAGGCGGCGAGGCTCCGCACCACGATCCTGCTCCGCGCGTCCACCTACGACGCCCGGGATCAGCGGCGGCAGGTGGAGGCCCTGCTCCGCACCCCGGCCCTGGACGGTCTGATCGTCGCGCCCGACACGAGCGGGGATGAGGCGCTCGACACCCTGCGCTGGCTCGACGCGCTCCCGGTCCCCGTGGTCCTCGCCGAACGCCGGGTGCCCGCTGAGGCCGCCGAGCTGCGGCTCGACTCCGTCGCCTCGGACCACGAGGTCGGAGCGGGCCTCGCGGTGCGACATCTGCACCAGGCGGGTCACACGCGGATCGGGTTGTTCACGCAGCGGGACAACCCCAGTCGCGGGCCGGTGGAGGCGGGCTGGCGGTCGGCTCTCGAGACCCTGGGGCTGCCCGCGGATGCGGCCAGGCTCGACGGCATCCGCTTCGACGCGCCGGGTCGCGACGAGGCGATGGACGACGCTCTCGAGCTCCTGGAGCGCACGCGCACCTCCGCGGTCGTCGTCCTCCCCGATCCCCAGGCGCTCGCGCTCGAGCAGCACGCACTCGACCGCGGGATCCGCGTGCCGCACGATCTCGCGATCGTCGCGTACGACGACGATGTCGCACGGTTCGGGGACCCGGCCATCACGGCGATCCGTCCGCCGAAGGAGTCGGTGGGTCGCGAGGCCGTGCACCTCCTGGTGTCCCGGATCGAAGCCGACGAGGTCCGTCCCACCCACCGGGTGCGGCTCGGACCGGAGCTCCACGTGAGGCGGTCGTCGCTGCCGAGCGCCATCGATCCGGCGTCCGTCGCCGAGGCGGAGGGTGGGACGACGTGGACCGAGGACGGAGCCGAGTGA
- a CDS encoding heparinase II/III family protein, whose product MDRLRDRTGLPSSADRRAWEEVDSATLDRIRHEAETERTNPWSDPTASLFARFVRDGDRTEYERAVDARQQRLTRATVLAAVTRADAWVDEAADGVVVLCEQSTWCLPAHDETHGRTGDLLPDVSAPTLDLGAGEIAAQLAVADRLLGEDWDLRWPGLRARIRNEVETRVLAPFESRDDLWWLGYSREVNNWNPWILGNVLLAAVLLLDDADRFARLTARALESLDRYVATLPADGAIDEGVTYWWNGAARMLEALDLLSRVTLGGLDGAALPLVAELLRFPLRMQLGDDWYVNVGDGRARSRGGEPWQVAFHWGRVLDDRRVVDWARGARRPGHPVASATGGLPRLVRALVDASWREAVPSAPPYPRRVWLPSVQVLVCREREGDPSGLTLAVKGGDNGESHNHKDVGSFLVAVGGRPLLVDVGKPTYTAQTFSAGRYGIRAMQSGWHNVPAPHGLEQGEGRDVGARVEGVPPDGEPLVTAGVATGVDRSARAGVRLDLTGAYPLGEDERWLRSFDLVSESRIEVVDTWRLEPAGGAPAAFLHLVAAGDVRIVDDRVVVRSDDRAISISSGGVVPTLEEWRLDDPELVAVWGARLTRLRYPLQEPSGSVTTVVEAVS is encoded by the coding sequence ATGGATCGCCTGCGGGACCGGACAGGGCTGCCGTCGTCCGCCGACCGCCGGGCGTGGGAGGAGGTCGACAGCGCGACCCTGGACCGGATCCGGCACGAGGCGGAGACCGAGCGGACGAACCCGTGGTCCGACCCGACCGCCTCGCTGTTCGCACGGTTCGTCCGCGACGGAGACCGGACGGAGTACGAGCGCGCGGTGGACGCACGGCAGCAGAGGCTCACTCGCGCCACCGTGCTCGCCGCCGTCACCCGCGCGGACGCCTGGGTGGACGAGGCGGCGGACGGGGTCGTGGTGCTCTGCGAGCAGAGCACCTGGTGCCTCCCGGCCCACGACGAGACCCACGGCCGCACAGGGGACCTGCTGCCGGACGTGTCGGCACCGACGCTCGACCTCGGCGCCGGGGAGATCGCCGCGCAGCTCGCCGTGGCGGACAGACTGCTCGGCGAGGACTGGGACCTCCGCTGGCCGGGACTCCGTGCCCGCATCCGGAACGAGGTCGAGACGCGAGTGCTGGCGCCCTTCGAGTCGCGCGACGACCTGTGGTGGCTCGGCTACTCCCGCGAGGTCAACAACTGGAACCCGTGGATCCTCGGCAACGTGCTGCTGGCGGCCGTGCTCCTCCTCGACGACGCGGACCGGTTCGCCCGCCTCACCGCGCGAGCACTCGAGAGCCTCGACCGCTACGTCGCGACGCTCCCCGCCGACGGAGCGATCGACGAGGGCGTGACCTACTGGTGGAACGGCGCGGCGCGGATGCTCGAGGCCCTCGACCTGCTGTCCCGCGTCACGCTCGGCGGACTGGACGGCGCGGCGCTTCCCCTGGTCGCCGAGCTGCTGCGCTTCCCGCTCCGGATGCAGCTGGGCGACGACTGGTACGTGAACGTCGGCGACGGCCGGGCGCGGAGCCGCGGGGGCGAGCCCTGGCAGGTGGCGTTCCACTGGGGCCGTGTCCTGGACGATCGACGGGTCGTCGACTGGGCTCGCGGCGCCCGGCGCCCTGGTCACCCCGTCGCCTCCGCGACGGGCGGGCTGCCGCGCCTCGTGCGGGCGCTCGTCGACGCCTCCTGGCGGGAGGCCGTGCCGTCCGCGCCACCGTATCCGCGGCGGGTCTGGCTGCCCTCGGTGCAGGTGCTGGTCTGCCGCGAGCGCGAGGGCGATCCCTCCGGTCTGACGCTGGCGGTGAAGGGCGGCGACAACGGCGAGAGCCACAATCACAAGGACGTCGGATCGTTCCTCGTCGCGGTGGGGGGCCGGCCTCTCCTCGTCGACGTCGGGAAGCCCACCTACACGGCTCAGACGTTCAGCGCCGGGAGGTACGGCATCCGGGCCATGCAGAGCGGCTGGCACAACGTCCCCGCGCCACACGGACTCGAGCAGGGCGAGGGCCGCGACGTCGGCGCGAGAGTGGAGGGCGTCCCGCCGGACGGCGAGCCGCTCGTCACGGCGGGCGTCGCGACGGGCGTCGACCGATCGGCTCGTGCCGGAGTGCGTCTCGACCTCACGGGCGCCTACCCGCTGGGCGAGGACGAGCGATGGCTCCGATCGTTCGACCTGGTCAGCGAGAGCCGGATCGAGGTGGTCGACACCTGGCGGCTCGAGCCCGCCGGCGGCGCTCCGGCCGCCTTCCTCCATCTGGTGGCGGCGGGGGACGTGCGGATCGTCGACGACCGCGTCGTGGTGCGCTCCGACGATCGGGCGATCAGCATCAGCTCCGGAGGGGTCGTGCCGACCCTCGAGGAGTGGCGCCTGGACGACCCGGAGCTGGTGGCGGTGTGGGGAGCGCGACTCACGCGGCTCCGGTACCCGCTGCAGGAGCCCTCCGGATCCGTGACCACCGTGGTGGAGGCCGTGTCGTGA
- a CDS encoding hydroxyacid dehydrogenase gives MTVSIDGSRLAALVVMDRDAFDRQFDETRLARLGGLACLPDPIFVDDLDDPALERRLAEVEVLLTGWGAPCLDAARLDRMPRLRAMLHCAGSVRPQVSEEFWRRGIRATSAAEANAVPVAEYTFAALVLAGKKAPFIAADPAVRRDDSRSIGRYGELSNEGRTIGVVGFSRVGRRVVQLVRQLHEATCLVADPVAGPEDIRAAGGVPVPLEEMLPRVDVLTLHAPALPSTRGMIGAEQLAALPPHATVINTARGALVDTAALERECASGRLNAILDVTDPEPLPVDSVLYRLPNVMVTPHLAGSLGSETKRMTDAALDELERYVSGEPLRFEVTRDDMRFSA, from the coding sequence GTGACGGTGTCGATCGACGGCAGCAGACTCGCGGCGCTCGTGGTGATGGACCGGGACGCCTTCGACCGGCAGTTCGACGAGACTCGGCTGGCGCGCCTGGGAGGGCTCGCGTGCCTGCCGGACCCGATCTTCGTCGACGACCTCGACGATCCTGCGCTCGAGCGCCGGCTCGCCGAGGTCGAGGTGCTCCTCACCGGGTGGGGAGCACCCTGTCTCGATGCCGCGCGACTCGACCGGATGCCCCGTCTGCGCGCGATGCTGCACTGTGCGGGCAGCGTCAGGCCCCAGGTCTCGGAGGAGTTCTGGCGGCGCGGCATCCGCGCCACCTCCGCCGCCGAGGCCAACGCGGTGCCGGTCGCCGAGTACACGTTCGCCGCCCTCGTGCTGGCGGGGAAGAAGGCGCCGTTCATCGCCGCCGACCCGGCGGTGCGGCGCGACGACAGCAGGAGCATCGGGCGCTACGGAGAGCTCTCGAACGAGGGACGGACCATCGGAGTGGTGGGCTTCAGCCGCGTGGGCCGTCGGGTGGTCCAGCTCGTCCGGCAGCTGCACGAGGCGACCTGCCTGGTCGCCGATCCCGTCGCCGGCCCGGAGGACATCCGGGCCGCCGGAGGGGTCCCGGTCCCGCTCGAGGAGATGCTCCCGCGCGTCGACGTGCTGACGCTGCACGCTCCGGCCCTTCCCTCGACCCGGGGGATGATCGGCGCCGAGCAGCTCGCCGCGCTGCCGCCGCACGCGACCGTGATCAACACCGCGCGGGGAGCGCTCGTCGACACGGCGGCCCTCGAGCGCGAGTGCGCGTCGGGGCGGCTCAACGCGATCCTCGACGTGACCGACCCCGAGCCGCTTCCCGTCGACTCGGTGCTCTACCGTCTGCCGAACGTCATGGTGACCCCGCACCTGGCCGGCTCGCTCGGCTCCGAGACGAAGCGGATGACCGACGCGGCTCTCGACGAGCTCGAACGGTACGTCTCGGGCGAGCCGCTCCGCTTCGAGGTCACACGCGACGACATGAGGTTCAGCGCGTGA
- a CDS encoding ThuA domain-containing protein — translation MSEGSGRSQRALLLCGAGRYADPWHPFDVTAGRLAELLCDEGLTVEVTGEVDDRMAALADSDDVDLLVLDIGDPALAGRLDPEADERGRTGLLAYLRRGRPLLAMHVSSTSLRGVPEWEEILGAVWVRGRSFHPEYGEGRVLVHGDRHEVATGLSDFDVVDELYTELRVRPDVVPVATHLHDGREHPLIWPRTFGDARVVYDALGHDAASFDAPVHREILSRSVRWLLDRPR, via the coding sequence GTGAGCGAGGGCTCCGGACGGTCCCAGCGTGCCCTGCTCCTGTGCGGGGCGGGCCGGTACGCCGACCCGTGGCATCCGTTCGACGTCACCGCCGGTCGACTGGCCGAGCTGCTGTGCGATGAGGGGCTGACGGTCGAGGTCACCGGTGAGGTCGACGATCGGATGGCGGCCCTCGCCGACTCCGACGACGTCGACCTGCTGGTGCTCGACATCGGCGACCCCGCGCTCGCCGGCCGACTCGATCCCGAGGCGGACGAACGGGGGAGGACGGGGCTGCTCGCGTACCTGCGCCGAGGCCGGCCGCTCCTGGCGATGCACGTGTCGTCGACCTCGCTGCGGGGTGTCCCCGAGTGGGAGGAGATCCTCGGCGCGGTCTGGGTGCGGGGCCGCAGCTTCCACCCCGAGTACGGCGAGGGGCGGGTCCTGGTGCACGGCGACCGTCACGAGGTCGCGACCGGACTGTCCGACTTCGACGTGGTCGACGAGCTCTACACCGAGCTCCGGGTGCGTCCTGACGTCGTGCCCGTTGCCACCCACCTGCACGACGGCCGCGAGCATCCGCTGATCTGGCCGCGCACCTTCGGGGACGCCCGCGTCGTCTACGACGCCCTGGGGCACGACGCCGCGTCGTTCGACGCCCCGGTGCACCGGGAGATCCTGAGCAGGTCGGTGCGCTGGCTGCTGGATCGCCCGCGATGA